In Arachis hypogaea cultivar Tifrunner chromosome 2, arahy.Tifrunner.gnm2.J5K5, whole genome shotgun sequence, a genomic segment contains:
- the LOC112751941 gene encoding SPX domain-containing protein 3, which translates to MKFGKRLKQQIQDSLPEWRDKFLSYKELKKLVKLILAAPTRRNESWRGRNESLEYGKAESDFVYLLDIEIDKFNGFFMEQEEEFVIRHENLKQKIKRVVDLWGPNGIHPSEENYKEEMEKIRKAIVDFHGEMVLLVNYSNINYTGLAKILKKYDKRTGGLLRLPFIQKVLVQPFFTTDIISNLVKECESIIDTVFPAEEAADRAKEAIVVAGEGIFRNTVKALLTMQEIRKGSSTQSPFSLPPLNLPDSDLIQSIQLNAAVPIV; encoded by the exons GGTTGAAGCAACAGATTCAAGATTCCCTCCCCGAATGGAGGGACAAGTTCTTGTCGTACAAGGAactgaagaagcttgtgaagctCATTTTGGCCGCGCCAACGCGGCGAAATGAGTCTTGGCGTGGCCGAAATGAGTCTTTGGAGTATGGCAAGGCTGAGTCTGATTTTGTGTACTTGTTGGATATTGAGATTGACAAGTTCAATGGCTTCTTCATGGAGCAAGAAGAAGAGTTTGTTATTCGCCATGAG AACTTAAAACAGAAGATAAAAAGAGTGGTTGATTTATGGGGACCAAATGGCATTCACCCTTCAGAAGAGAATTACAAGGAGGAGATGGAAAAAATCAGAAAAGCAATTGTTGATTTCCATGGTGAAATGGTTCTCTTAGTAAACTACAGCAACATCAATTACACag GGCTGGCTAAGATTCTGAAAAAATATGACAAGAGAACAGGAGGACTATTGCGTTTGCCATTCATTCAGAAAGTTTTGGTGCAACCCTTTTTCACAACTGATATAATCTCAAACCTAGTGAAGGAATGTGAGAGCATAATTGACACAGTGTTCCCAGCAGAGGAAGCAGCTGATAGAGCAAAAGAAGCCATTGTTGTGGCAGGGGAAGGTATTTTCAGGAACACTGTTAAGGCTTTgcttacaatgcaagaaataaGAAAAGGGAGTTCCACTCAGAGTCCTTTTTCTTTGCCTCCTCTTAATTTGCCGGATTCTGATCTCATCCAATCAATACAACTCAATGCTGCAGTTCCAATTGTGTAg